In the genome of Raphanus sativus cultivar WK10039 chromosome 4, ASM80110v3, whole genome shotgun sequence, one region contains:
- the LOC130511354 gene encoding uncharacterized protein LOC130511354, with protein MSSGGYYRSWMDKPHLDPNTKLLTEEYVQGIKEFMRLVQQQPDAKNGFSRNYKVWYLHGETGYEYGSTSEPQPISEFQSDIRLEESRTDIDYGVGTEQMVHDHYRGEEPNPESRRFFDMLDAGKQPLYQNCRDGHSALSSATRLMGIKTDYNLAEECMDAITDFVKGILPEDNVAPGSYYEVQKLVAGLQLPYEVIDVCIDNCMIYWRADETRNECKFCGKPRFQETRGRVPIPFKRMWYLPLTERLKRLYQCERTAKAMRWRFLPPDHPYRRSRNAFTKNKQVFDGPPVEVSGEDLLKQFRYFDAERTPDVGGHENIRVSAVGELHNWHKKSIFWDLPYWESHLLRHNLDVMHIEKNFFDNLMNTVLNIQGKTKDNLKSRLDLVDICDRPELHVDENEAKESLLA; from the exons ATGTCTTCAGGAGGTTATTATCGTTCATGGATGGATAaacctcatttggatcccaacaccaaattgcttacggaagaatacgTTCAAGGGATTAAAGAATTCATGAGGCTTGTTCAACAACAACCAGATGCAAAAAATG GGTTTTCACGTAATTACAAAGTTTGGTATCTTCATGGAGAAACTGGTTATGAatatggtagtactagcgaacctcagcctaTTAGTGAATTTCAGTCGGATATTAGGTTAGAAGAATCTAGAACGGAtatagattatggtgtaggtactgagcagatggtacATGATCATTATAGAGGGGAAGAACCAAATCCCGAATCTAGGAGATTTTTTGACATGTTAGATGCAGGAAAACAACCTTTGTATCAAAATtgtagagatggtcattcagcctTATCATCTGCAACTAGATTAATGGGTATTAAGACAGACTATAATTTGGCTGAAGAATGTATGGATGCGATTACTGATTTTGTCAAAGgcattctacctgaggataatgttgCACCGGGTTCATACTACGAAGTTCAGAAACTGGTTGCCGGTCTTCAACTACCGTACGAAGTGATAGATGTATGTAttgacaactgcatgatctactggagaGCGGATGAGACACGGAAtgaatgcaaattttgtgggaaacCTCGTTTCCAGGAGACGAGGGGAAGAGTTCCGATCCCGTTCAAAagaatgtggtatttgcctttgacggaaagatTGAAGAGGTTGTATCAGTGTGAGCGCACAGCAAAagcaatgagatg GCGATttctaccacctgatcatccataccGCAGGAGTAGGAATGCAtttacgaagaacaagcagGTGTTTGATGGTCCACCTGTGGAAGTTAGTGGGGAAGATTTGTTGAAgcagtttaggtattttgatgCAGAAAGGACGCCAGATGTAGGTGGACATGAAAACATTCGAGTCAGTGCGGTTGGAgagctacataactggcacaaaaagagtattttctgggatctgccatattgGGAAAGTCATCTATTgcggcataatttagatgtcatgcatattgagaagaacttcttcGACAATCTGATGAACACAGTCCTTAACATCCAAGGTAAAACGAAGGATAACTTGAAGTCAAGgttggatttagtcgatatctGTGATCGTCCTGAACTTCATGTGGATGAGAATG AAGCGAAGGAAAGTTTACTGGcttga
- the LOC108855419 gene encoding pyridoxal 5'-phosphate synthase subunit PDX1.1, whose translation MAEPTGVVAVYGEGSMTETTTTKQQSPFSVKVGLAQMLRGGVIMDVVNAEQARIAEEAGACAVMALERVPADIRAQGGVARMSDPEMIKEIKRAVTIPVMAKARIGHFVEAQILESIGVDYVDESEVLTLADEDHHINKHKFKIPFVCGCRNLGEALRRIREGAAMIRTKGEAGTGNVVEAVRHVRSVTGAISLLRGMDEDEVFAYAKKIAAPYELVMQTKTLGRLPVVQFAAGGVATPADAALMMQLGCDGVFVGSGIFKSGDPAKRAKAIVQAVTNYRDAAVLAEVSCGLGEAMVGINLDDKVERFANRSE comes from the coding sequence ATGGCGGAACCAACCGGAGTGGTGGCGGTTTACGGCGAAGGATCCATGACGGAGACGACGACGACAAAGCAGCAATCTCCCTTCTCCGTCAAGGTCGGCCTCGCACAGATGCTCCGCGGCGGCGTGATCATGGACGTCGTCAACGCCGAGCAAGCGCGAATCGCCGAGGAAGCCGGCGCCTGCGCCGTCATGGCTCTGGAGCGCGTCCCCGCCGACATCAGAGCGCAGGGCGGCGTCGCGAGGATGAGCGATCCGGAGATGATCAAAGAGATCAAACGGGCGGTTACGATTCCGGTGATGGCCAAGGCTCGGATCGGGCACTTCGTCGAGGCGCAGATCCTCGAGTCCATCGGGGTGGACTACGTCGACGAGAGCGAGGTACTCACTCTCGCCGACGAGGACCACCACATCAACAAGCACAAGTTCAAGATCCCGTTCGTCTGCGGGTGCAGGAACCTCGGGGAAGCGCTGAGGCGCATCCGCGAGGGAGCCGCGATGATAAGGACCAAAGGAGAGGCAGGGACGGGGAACGTCGTGGAGGCCGTTAGGCACGTGAGGAGCGTGACGGGAGCGATTAGTTTGCTTAGAGGCATGGATGAGGATGAGGTGTTCGCTTACGCGAAGAAGATCGCCGCGCCTTATGAGTTGGTTATGCAGACGAAGACGCTCGGGAGGTTGCCGGTGGTTCAGTTCGCCGCCGGGGGGGTTGCGACGCCGGCGGATGCGGCGCTGATGATGCAGCTGGGGTGCGATGGAGTGTTCGTCGGGTCGGGGATTTTCAAGAGCGGGGATCCGGCGAAGCGTGCTAAGGCGATTGTGCAGGCGGTTACGAATTATAGAGACGCGGCGGTGCTGGCGGAGGTGAGCTGTGGGTTGGGGGAAGCTATGGTTGGTATTAATTTGGATGATAAGGTTGAGAGGTTTGCGAACCGGTCTGAGTAA
- the LOC108855420 gene encoding GDSL esterase/lipase At2g38180 isoform X2 — MVGPGRPQIVLFGSSIVQYSFIDGGWGATLANIYSRTADIILRGYAGWNSRSALKVLDQAFPKDAVLQPSLVIVYFGGNDSMPPHPSGQGGSHVPLSEFTDNMRKIGEHLLSLSDKTRVIFLSPPPMNERQIQVVFGDAMRGRSNELCRPYAEALLNLCREINVKGIDLWNAIQQQDDWLNTCFTDGIHFTAKASEIVVKEILKVVREADWKPSLHRKALPNEFPFDSGLPNSLSLSDLELTRNKKLEPPPPGPGMARL, encoded by the exons ATGGTTGGTCCAGGAAGACCTCAAATCGTCCTTTTCGGTTCGTCAATCGTACAATATAGCTTCATCGATGGTGGATGGGGAGCCACTCTCGCTAACATCTACTCTCGCACG GCTGACATAATCCTCCGTGGGTATGCTGGTTGGAACTCCAGATCTGCCTTGAAGGTGTTAGACCAAGCGTTCCCAAAG GATGCTGTATTACAACCTTCTTTGGTGATAGTGTACTTCGGTGGGAATGATTCAATGCCTCCTCATCCATCAGGTCAAGGAGGATCTCATGTTCCTCTATCTGAATTCACTGATAACATGAGGAAGATCGGAGAGCATCTTTTG AGCCTTTCGGACAAGACCCGTGTCATTTTTCTCTCTCCCCCACCAATGAATGAGAGACAGATCCAAGTAGTGTTTGG AGATGCAATGAGAGGACGTAGTAACGAGCTGTGTCGTCCATACGCAGAAGCTTTGTTGAATCTATGCAGGGAGATCAATGTGAAAGGTATCGATCTTTGGAACGCAATTCAGCAACAAGATGATTGGTTAAACACTTGCTTCAC CGATGGGATCCATTTCACGGCCAAGGCAAGCGAGATTGTCGTGAAGGAGATACTGAAGGTTGTGAGAGAAGCTGACTGGAAACCGAGTCTTCACAGGAAGGCATTACCGAATGAGTTTCCTTTTGATTCTGGTCTACCAAACTCCCTTAGCCTTAGTGATCTAGAGTTAACCAGAAACAAGAAGTTGGAGCCACCACCACCTGGACCTGGTATGGCCCGGTTGTAG
- the LOC130510686 gene encoding uncharacterized protein LOC130510686, translating to MSEESPRPAARRRSSVSSSRASGSSHEQNSFPAYIPAPPPAQQNPGVMPVELLVQQPGREHLPVLHPTPRRGHSTWFTKSSNGISRSINQMMYSMLQIGYTKWSEIPQEDQELWFRQFAQEFNWHPDHTETVRIRFKAKAMDSYTKQVNAWKKVWQKNKRPRNINGRVFEQLVAHWQKDETAETSSRNSKNRKSDRGGKGMYVHNLGACSMSTKEDELIEANDGNPVDRLQLIKVAHTNKKTGQIQDLLIKDVVDLVETEIASQSQPLSDDGDSVGASTNLSRLQINEMVEKAVPKRKGGFLVGLARRASSYPASSSQAPYADPMILDELHDKGERIVALEEQNATIQAENATILAENATILAELASQKKTNAEIMEKLNRLFASSS from the exons AT gtCCGAGGAATCACCCCGCCCTGCAGCCCGTCGACGTAGTTCGGTGAGCTCTTCCCGTGCATCGGGATCGTCTCACGAACAAAACTCGTTTCCCGCATATATTCCCGCTCCACCTCCCGCTCAACAGAATCCGGGGGTCATGCCAGTTGAACTATTGGTTCAACAACCGGGTCGAGAGCATCTCCCGGTTCTCCATCCCACCCCACGACGAGGACATAGCACttg gttcaccaagTCGAGTAATGGCATTAGCAGGAGCATCAACCAGATGATGTATTCCATGCTCCAAATTGGATATACGAAGTGGAGTGAGATCCCTCAAGAAGACCAAGAGTTGTGGTTTCGTCAATTTGCG CAAGAGTTCAACTGGCACCCCGATCACACGGAAACAGTCCGTATTAGATTCAAAGCTAAGGCCATGGACTCTTATACAAAGCAAGTGAATGCGTGGAAGAAAGTTTGGCAGAAGAACAAGAGGCCACGGAACATCAACGGGAGGGTGTTCGAGCAGTTGGTAGCTCATTGGCAGAAGGACGAAACTGCAGAGACGTCTTCTAGGAACTCTAAGAACCGGAAGAGCGATCGTGGCGGGAAAGGTATGTATGTGCACAACCTCGGGGCTTGCTCTATGTCTACTAAGGAAGATGaactt ATCGAAGCAAATGACGGTAATCCCGTTGATCGACTCCAACTCATTAAGGTGGCTCACACTAACAAGAAGACGGGTCAAATTCAGGACCTCTTGATCAAAGATGTCGTTGATTTGGTGGAAACTGAAATAGCATCTCAATCTCAGCCTCTCTCTGATGACGGCGATTCAGTGGGAGCTTCAACCAACTTGTCCCGATTGCAAATCAATGAGATGGTtgaaaag gcTGTTCCTAAAAGGAAAGGAGGCTTTTTAGTTGGATTGGCCCGCCGTGCTTCTTCGTATCCGGCATCTTCTTCGCAGGCTCCGTATGCCGATCCCATGATTCTCGATGAGCTACATGACAAAGGTGAACGGATTGTGGCATTGGAGGAGCAGAACGCCACTATCCAAGCTGAGAATGCCACTATCCTTGCTGAGAATGCCACTATCCTTGCTGAGTTGGCATCCCAAAAGAAGACCAACGCCGAGATAATGGAGAAGCTAAACCGTTTATTTGCTTCGAGTTCTtag
- the LOC108853893 gene encoding jasmonate-induced oxygenase 4 has product MVATWPEPIVSVQALSQTGLSTVPNRYVKPVHQRPVYNSDQSDLDMEVPVLDMRDVWKKPEGLKRVRNACEEWGFFQVVNHGVDYALMESVRGAWREFFDLPVEMKRKYANSPDTYEGYGSRIGVVKDAKLDWSDYFFLNYLPSSIRNPSKWPSQPPKIRKLIEEYGEEVRKLCERLVETLSESLGLEPNHLMKAFGGEDKVGANLRANFYPKCPQPHLTLGLSSHSDPGGITIVLPDEKVAGLQVRRGDCWVTVKSVPNALIVNIGDQVQILSNGIYKSVEHQVVVNSGMDRVSLALFYNPRSDIPIGPVKELLTEDRPALYKPIRFDEYRLLIRQKGPSGKNQVDSLLAST; this is encoded by the exons atggttGCAACCTGGCCTGAGCCGATTGTTTCCGTTCAAGCCTTGTCCCAAACCGGCCTATCCACCGTTCCAAACCGCTATGTTAAACCGGTTCATCAGAGACCGGTCTACAACTCCGACCAATCCGATCTTGACATGGAAGTACCCGTGCTAGACATGAGGGACGTGTGGAAGAAACCGGAGGGGCTGAAGCGCGTGAGGAATGCGTGTGAGGAGTGGGGTTTCTTCCAAGTGGTGAACCATGGTGTAGACTATGCGCTGATGGAGAGTGTGAGGGGAGCGTGGCGAGAGTTCTTTGATTTACCCGTAGAGATGAAACGAAAGTATGCAAATTCACCAGACACATATGAAGGCTATGGAAGCAGGATTGGGGTTGTGAAAGATGCTAAGTTAGATTGGAGTGATTATTTCTTCCTCAATTACTTGCCTTCCTCCATTAGAAACCCTTCCAAGTGGCCATCTCAGCCTCCTAAGATAAG AAAATTGATCGAAGAGTACGGAGAAGAAGTGAGAAAACTGTGTGAGAGGCTGGTGGAGACATTGTCAGAGAGTTTAGGTTTAGAACCAAACCATCTCATGAAGGCTTTTGGAGGAGAAGACAAAGTTGGAGCTAATCTGAGGGCAAATTTCTACCCAAAATGCCCTCAGCCACACCTAACTTTAGGTCTTTCTTCCCATTCTGACCCTGGTGGCATTACCATTGTCCTCCCGGACGAAAAGGTAGCTGGCCTCCAGGTCCGTCGTGGTGACTGCTGGGTCACCGTTAAATCCGTCCCCAATGCTTTGATTGTTAACATTGGAGACCAAGTTCAG ATACTTAGCAATGGAATTTACAAAAGCGTGGAGCATCAGGTGGTCGTTAATTCCGGTATGGATCGAGTCTCCTTGGCACTCTTCTACAACCCAAGAAGTGATATCCCGATCGGACCGGTTAAAGAACTATTAACCGAAGATCGACCTGCTCTTTATAAGCCGATCAGGTTCGACGAGTACCGTCTTCTGATTAGGCAAAAGGGTCCTAGTGGAAAAAATCAAGTCGATTCACTGTTGGCAAGCACATga
- the LOC108855420 gene encoding GDSL esterase/lipase At2g38180 isoform X1, protein MVGPGRPQIVLFGSSIVQYSFIDGGWGATLANIYSRTADIILRGYAGWNSRSALKVLDQAFPKVLDQVFQKDAVLQPSLVIVYFGGNDSMPPHPSGQGGSHVPLSEFTDNMRKIGEHLLSLSDKTRVIFLSPPPMNERQIQVVFGDAMRGRSNELCRPYAEALLNLCREINVKGIDLWNAIQQQDDWLNTCFTDGIHFTAKASEIVVKEILKVVREADWKPSLHRKALPNEFPFDSGLPNSLSLSDLELTRNKKLEPPPPGPGMARL, encoded by the exons ATGGTTGGTCCAGGAAGACCTCAAATCGTCCTTTTCGGTTCGTCAATCGTACAATATAGCTTCATCGATGGTGGATGGGGAGCCACTCTCGCTAACATCTACTCTCGCACG GCTGACATAATCCTCCGTGGGTATGCTGGTTGGAACTCCAGATCTGCCTTGAAGGTGTTAGACCAAGCGTTCCCAAAG GTCTTAGACCAAGTGTTCCAAAAG GATGCTGTATTACAACCTTCTTTGGTGATAGTGTACTTCGGTGGGAATGATTCAATGCCTCCTCATCCATCAGGTCAAGGAGGATCTCATGTTCCTCTATCTGAATTCACTGATAACATGAGGAAGATCGGAGAGCATCTTTTG AGCCTTTCGGACAAGACCCGTGTCATTTTTCTCTCTCCCCCACCAATGAATGAGAGACAGATCCAAGTAGTGTTTGG AGATGCAATGAGAGGACGTAGTAACGAGCTGTGTCGTCCATACGCAGAAGCTTTGTTGAATCTATGCAGGGAGATCAATGTGAAAGGTATCGATCTTTGGAACGCAATTCAGCAACAAGATGATTGGTTAAACACTTGCTTCAC CGATGGGATCCATTTCACGGCCAAGGCAAGCGAGATTGTCGTGAAGGAGATACTGAAGGTTGTGAGAGAAGCTGACTGGAAACCGAGTCTTCACAGGAAGGCATTACCGAATGAGTTTCCTTTTGATTCTGGTCTACCAAACTCCCTTAGCCTTAGTGATCTAGAGTTAACCAGAAACAAGAAGTTGGAGCCACCACCACCTGGACCTGGTATGGCCCGGTTGTAG
- the LOC130511486 gene encoding uncharacterized protein LOC130511486: protein MQRLLPFAFSALLPRNVHEAIAGISVFFRDLCSRVVTEEGINNLKTNAPVSMCNLEKIFPPSFFDVMEHLVIHLARELELGGPVQYRWMYIFERYMHHLKKMVKNLSRVEGSIVAQVINEETAIFAENYFPPEVHTKHRRPSRHNDRGERATYHVTVPSMFKEIGRLSGTFTKRRLTDTEHAHLQTYLLTNCEDVLQYESVYMAELRMTHSHATEHELQQLRDNGFAAWLRSYVNDGLARGFVFDDWIREFVQGPNYVVKSYPKFCTRGYAFTKKGHSKTTYDAGVSSSSGDDVYYGNIKEILEIQFPGMVGLRCVVFYCDWYDTTLDRGVKIDAFGVISVHSRRKLQYYDPFILGSQADQVCYISYPRVTYRDDPWVTVTQINPRGRLNGSSDDDEPLQPESTSNAQAVQDLADVEFVENFTEFGLDAVVHSEPEAEVGEFDEDSEDSD from the exons ATGCAGCGCCTCCTTCCGTTTGCTTTTTCAGCATTATTGCCACGTAATGTTCATGAAGCAATTGCAg GGATAAGTGTtttcttccgcgatttatgcAGCAGAGTAGTGACTGAAGAGGGTATTAATAATTTGAAGACAAACGCTCCAGTCAGCATGTGCAACctcgagaagatatttcctccatcattcttTGATGTTATGGAACATCTTGTTATTCATCtcgcaagagaattggaacttggtggtcctgtgcagtacAGATGGATGTATATTTTTGAGCGTTATATGCATCATCTGAAGAAGATGGTCAAAAATTTAAGCCGGGTGGAAGGATCTATAGTGGCACaggtgatcaatgaagaaactgCAATTTTTGCTGAAAATTATTTTCCACCAGAAGTGCATACAAAACACCGAAGACCTTCTCGGCACAATGACAGAGGAGAGAGAGCAACATATCATGTTACTGTCCCAAGCATGTTCAAGGAAATAGGACGACTTAGTGGAACATTCACGAAGCGGAGACTTACGGACACTGAGCACgctcatttgcaaacatatttgctcaccaactgtgaagatgttctacaatatgagag tgTATATATGGCGGAGTTGCGTATGACTCACAGCCATGCAACAGAACATGAGCTTCAACAACTTAGAGATAATGGATTTGCTGCGTGGCTTCGTAGTTAT gtgaatgatggtttggccagaggtTTTGTGTTCGATGATTGGATACGCGAATTTGTGCAGGGACCAAACTATGTGGtcaaatcatatccaaaatTCTGTACGcgaggatatgcattcacaaaGAAAGGTCATTCTAAGACAACATATGATGCTGgtgtttcatcttcttccgGTGACGATGTCTACTACGGcaacataaaagaaatattagaaATCCAATTTCCTGGAATGGTTGGATTGCGTTGTGTAGTATTCTATTGTGATTGGTATGACACCACCCTAGATAGAGGAGTGAAGATTGATGCGTTTGGTGTTATATCGGTTCATTCGCGGCGGAAACTTCAATATTATGATCCCTTCATTCTTGGTTCGCAAGCTGATCAG GTGTGCTACATCAGTTACCCTCGGGTGACGTACAGAGACGATCCATGGGTCACAGTAACGCAAATCAACCCAAGAGGACGATTGAATGGAagttctgatgatgatgaaccatTGCAACCAGAGTCTACCAGCAACGCCCAGGCAGTTCAAGATTTGGCAGATGTTGAATTCGTTGAGAATTTTACTGAGTTTGGACTTGATGCTGTTGTACATTCGGAGCCAGAAGCTGAGGTTGGGGAGTTTGATGAAGATTCAGAAGATTCggattag